From the genome of Candidatus Electrothrix communis, one region includes:
- the secA gene encoding preprotein translocase subunit SecA: MIGKALTKVFGSKNDREVKALRKVVEQINALEPTVEPLSDIQLQKKTTEFKKRYTDGESLDDLLPEAFAVCREAAKRVLGERHYDVQLIGGLVLHQGKIAEMKTGEGKTLTSTAPVYLNALSGKGVHVVTVNDYLASRDVEWMGKLYNFLGLTTGAIVHDMDDASRREAYAADVTYGTNNEFGFDYLRDNMKFSTEDFCQRGFNFTIVDEVDSILIDEARTPLIISGPADMSTDMYLKVDRIMKNFKEEEHYTKDEKARQALLTDEGVILGEELLGVDNLYDPSSINQLHHINQALKAHVLFQRDVDYIVKNGEVVIVDEFTGRTMEGRRYSDGLHQALEAKEGVKIEKENQTLASITFQNYFRMYDKLAGMTGTADTEAPEFKKIYDLDVVIIPTNRDMARKDYADVIYKNQAAKYRAIAQEIKDLHEKGQPVLVGTISIDISEKISRMLKKERVPHEVLNAKHHEREAEIIADAGQKGKITIATNMAGRGTDIKLGEGVREAGGLHILGTSRHESRRIDNQLRGRSGRQGDPGSSRFFLSLEDDLLRIFGSGKLGAIMDKLGMEEDEPIEHSMISKAIENAQRKVEGHNFDIRKHLLEYDDVMNKQREVIYTQRRNVLESEDVREIIEDMIQDLVDSLVDETAQDRKHPEDWEWDALNDRAEELFNIKPGWMDADPSEMDADSLREKLQAAVEQAYKAQDERNRSDQMRQIERMILLQMVDTLWKEHLLNMDHLKEGIGLRGYGQKNPLDEYKKEGYELFLSMIENVKEQTLTTLMHVRILQSDEVDRFEEEQRRKQEEELEQARLSAASTGSGEEGPKTVRRDADKVGRNALCPCGSGQKYKKCCGKLS; the protein is encoded by the coding sequence ATGATAGGCAAAGCGTTAACCAAAGTATTCGGTAGCAAGAATGATCGCGAGGTCAAGGCATTGCGCAAGGTGGTCGAGCAGATCAATGCGCTGGAACCCACTGTGGAGCCGCTCAGCGATATCCAATTACAGAAAAAAACCACGGAATTCAAAAAGCGGTATACAGACGGGGAATCCTTAGATGACCTCCTGCCCGAGGCCTTTGCTGTCTGCCGAGAGGCGGCAAAGCGGGTCCTGGGCGAACGACATTATGATGTTCAGCTCATCGGCGGCCTTGTCCTGCACCAAGGCAAAATTGCTGAGATGAAAACCGGTGAGGGGAAAACCCTGACCTCCACTGCTCCGGTCTATCTCAACGCCCTGAGCGGTAAAGGCGTGCATGTGGTCACGGTCAACGATTACCTGGCCAGCCGCGATGTGGAATGGATGGGTAAGCTCTACAATTTCCTCGGCCTGACCACCGGGGCCATTGTCCATGACATGGACGACGCCTCACGTCGGGAGGCCTATGCTGCTGATGTCACCTACGGGACCAATAATGAGTTTGGCTTTGACTATCTGCGCGATAATATGAAATTCAGCACAGAGGATTTCTGCCAGCGCGGTTTCAATTTCACTATTGTCGATGAGGTGGACTCCATCCTCATTGATGAAGCCCGAACCCCGCTGATCATCTCCGGTCCGGCGGACATGTCCACGGACATGTACCTCAAGGTCGATCGAATCATGAAAAACTTCAAAGAGGAAGAGCATTACACCAAGGATGAAAAGGCACGGCAGGCCCTGCTCACCGATGAGGGTGTCATTCTCGGTGAAGAACTGCTGGGCGTGGATAATCTTTATGATCCAAGCAGCATCAACCAGCTCCACCATATCAATCAGGCCCTCAAGGCCCATGTCCTCTTTCAGCGGGATGTAGATTATATCGTCAAGAACGGTGAGGTCGTCATTGTTGATGAATTCACCGGCCGGACAATGGAAGGACGCCGCTATTCCGACGGCCTGCATCAGGCCCTGGAAGCAAAGGAAGGGGTCAAGATCGAGAAAGAAAACCAGACCTTGGCCTCCATCACCTTTCAGAATTATTTCCGGATGTATGATAAGCTGGCCGGTATGACCGGTACAGCAGACACCGAAGCACCTGAGTTTAAAAAGATCTATGATCTGGACGTCGTCATTATCCCCACCAACCGAGATATGGCACGGAAAGATTATGCAGATGTTATTTACAAAAACCAGGCAGCCAAATACCGCGCCATTGCCCAAGAAATAAAGGATTTGCATGAAAAAGGCCAGCCGGTGCTGGTGGGTACAATTTCCATTGATATCTCGGAAAAAATTTCCAGGATGCTCAAAAAAGAGCGAGTTCCCCACGAGGTGCTGAATGCCAAGCATCATGAACGAGAGGCGGAAATCATCGCTGATGCCGGGCAGAAAGGCAAAATCACCATTGCCACCAATATGGCCGGGCGAGGTACGGACATCAAGCTAGGGGAAGGAGTGCGCGAGGCAGGTGGCCTCCATATTCTTGGAACCAGCCGCCATGAATCGCGCCGCATCGACAACCAGCTGCGCGGTCGCTCCGGTCGCCAGGGGGATCCAGGCTCCTCCCGTTTCTTCCTTTCTCTGGAAGACGATCTGCTTCGCATCTTCGGCTCTGGAAAATTAGGCGCTATCATGGATAAATTGGGTATGGAAGAGGATGAACCCATTGAGCATTCCATGATCTCCAAGGCTATTGAAAACGCCCAGCGCAAGGTGGAAGGCCATAACTTTGATATTCGTAAGCATCTGCTGGAATATGATGATGTTATGAACAAACAGCGCGAGGTCATCTACACCCAACGCCGGAATGTTCTGGAAAGTGAGGATGTTCGCGAGATCATCGAAGATATGATCCAGGATCTGGTGGACAGTCTTGTTGATGAGACAGCGCAGGATCGCAAACACCCTGAGGATTGGGAATGGGATGCCCTCAACGACCGGGCGGAGGAGTTGTTCAATATCAAACCGGGCTGGATGGATGCAGACCCCAGCGAAATGGACGCCGACTCCTTGCGAGAAAAATTGCAGGCAGCGGTTGAGCAAGCCTATAAGGCGCAGGATGAACGTAACCGGTCTGATCAAATGCGCCAGATTGAGCGCATGATCCTTCTCCAGATGGTGGACACCCTGTGGAAGGAGCATCTGCTCAACATGGATCATCTCAAAGAGGGGATTGGCCTGCGCGGCTACGGCCAGAAGAACCCGCTGGATGAATATAAGAAGGAAGGCTATGAGCTTTTCCTGTCCATGATTGAGAACGTTAAAGAACAGACCCTCACCACCCTGATGCATGTCCGAATTCTCCAGAGCGATGAAGTGGATCGCTTTGAAGAAGAGCAGCGGCGCAAACAGGAAGAAGAGCTGGAACAGGCCAGGCTTTCCGCTGCCTCAACGGGTTCCGGCGAAGAAGGGCCGAAAACGGTCCGTCGCGATGCAGACAAGGTTGGTCGTAATGCCCTCTGTCCCTGCGGCTCCGGCCAGAAGTACAAAAAATGCTGTGGCAAGTTGAGTTAA
- a CDS encoding YraN family protein produces the protein MKAPNPKKDPRKNSRKATGRSGEALAAQYLEQQGYIILERNYRLRIGEVDIIARDGEYLVFIEVKTRRSTRFGSPFEAVDARKQQQIVKIASAYLQGKELPVRFDVVAVHLNGQNVRIEVLKNAF, from the coding sequence ATGAAAGCCCCTAATCCCAAAAAAGATCCCAGAAAAAATTCCAGGAAAGCAACTGGACGTTCTGGTGAGGCTCTTGCGGCACAGTACTTAGAACAACAGGGCTATATTATCCTGGAACGCAATTACCGCTTACGGATAGGCGAGGTTGATATCATCGCCCGTGATGGTGAGTACCTCGTCTTTATTGAGGTGAAAACTCGGCGAAGCACAAGGTTCGGTAGTCCTTTCGAGGCCGTGGATGCCCGTAAGCAGCAGCAGATCGTTAAGATTGCTTCCGCCTATCTTCAGGGGAAGGAGCTTCCTGTTCGTTTTGATGTGGTTGCTGTGCATCTGAACGGGCAGAATGTGCGCATTGAGGTCCTAAAAAATGCCTTTTAA
- a CDS encoding PilZ domain-containing protein: protein MEEKNRRRFSRVNILWAVRLDFGTVEYKQFVNNVSLGGLYIEGDFQQVLGDVCIISLKQSGLFSEEAVHAVGTITRISKHGVAVEFISMKLDSFFFLQATLFSKAVDPALLGREFISNNIFDLEDDLILFEPFHMDFQTMKQVQNLLLRPNPSERNS, encoded by the coding sequence ATGGAAGAAAAAAATAGGCGTAGATTTTCACGCGTAAATATTCTATGGGCAGTTCGACTTGATTTCGGCACAGTGGAATATAAGCAATTTGTGAACAATGTTAGCCTTGGCGGGCTATATATTGAGGGCGATTTTCAGCAGGTGCTTGGAGATGTTTGCATAATCAGCCTGAAACAATCCGGCTTGTTTTCTGAGGAGGCTGTCCACGCGGTCGGTACCATTACCAGGATTTCCAAGCACGGCGTGGCTGTGGAATTCATTTCCATGAAGCTAGACAGCTTTTTCTTTCTGCAAGCAACACTTTTTAGTAAAGCTGTTGATCCGGCCCTGCTGGGAAGAGAGTTTATCAGCAATAATATATTTGATCTTGAGGACGACCTTATTCTCTTTGAACCGTTTCATATGGATTTTCAGACAATGAAACAGGTGCAGAATCTCCTGTTGCGCCCGAATCCTTCTGAGCGTAACTCATAG
- the pdxA gene encoding 4-hydroxythreonine-4-phosphate dehydrogenase PdxA: MKPIAVTMGCPVGIGPEIILRFFEDLENTTEFPPVVLGDFAVLSRTAEQLQSQAEPVPWHPGNEIRPGTVPVMALSQLKAKKLLWGKPTRETSVAMAGYIRAAVEHTQRGDFAAMVTCPISKKALNNAGIHFPGHTEMLAHLTETDHYRMMLAGSRLRVVLVTIHEPLAKIAEMLTVAEIQDCIKMTATSLRKDFSISSPRIAVAALNPHAGEQGMFGQEEIEIIKPALDRYEQGDCTAEISGPWPPDTIFYKAANGEFDAVVCMYHDQGLIPFKLLHFQDGVNVTLGLPIVRTSVDHGTAYDIAGQGKADSASLEAAWQMAAQIAQNRTGVHRYGKRYAGCL; encoded by the coding sequence ATGAAACCTATTGCCGTGACTATGGGATGTCCCGTCGGGATTGGTCCAGAGATTATTCTTCGTTTCTTTGAAGATCTTGAAAACACGACAGAATTCCCACCCGTCGTGCTTGGTGATTTCGCCGTACTTTCCCGCACAGCTGAACAGCTCCAGAGCCAGGCGGAGCCAGTTCCTTGGCATCCTGGCAACGAGATCAGGCCAGGCACTGTTCCGGTTATGGCACTTTCGCAACTCAAAGCCAAAAAGTTACTTTGGGGCAAACCAACCCGAGAGACCTCGGTTGCTATGGCAGGGTACATTCGCGCTGCGGTTGAGCATACCCAGCGCGGAGATTTTGCCGCAATGGTCACCTGCCCTATCTCAAAAAAAGCGCTGAACAATGCCGGAATCCATTTCCCCGGCCATACCGAGATGTTGGCCCATCTGACGGAGACCGATCATTACCGCATGATGCTGGCAGGCTCTCGCTTACGGGTGGTCCTCGTAACCATTCACGAACCCCTGGCAAAGATCGCTGAGATGTTAACTGTTGCGGAAATTCAGGATTGCATCAAAATGACGGCCACGTCATTGCGAAAGGATTTCTCCATCAGCTCTCCCAGAATAGCAGTGGCTGCCCTCAACCCCCACGCTGGCGAACAAGGTATGTTTGGGCAAGAAGAGATCGAGATCATCAAACCGGCCCTGGACCGATATGAGCAGGGAGACTGCACAGCCGAAATCAGCGGCCCGTGGCCTCCAGACACAATTTTTTACAAGGCTGCCAATGGCGAGTTTGACGCTGTGGTCTGTATGTACCACGACCAGGGATTGATCCCCTTTAAGCTGCTCCATTTCCAGGACGGCGTCAATGTCACCTTGGGCCTGCCCATTGTCCGCACCTCTGTGGACCACGGCACAGCCTATGATATCGCAGGCCAGGGCAAGGCAGATTCGGCCAGCCTAGAGGCGGCCTGGCAGATGGCAGCGCAAATTGCCCAAAACAGAACAGGAGTACACAGGTATGGAAAAAGGTATGCTGGTTGCCTTTGA
- the tmk gene encoding dTMP kinase → MEKGMLVAFEGIDGTGKSTQLQALADFLKGQGFSVITTYEPTDSTYGRRIRALYQDRSSCTLEEELNLFLEDRRLHVDELLEPELAAGKIILTDRYYYSTAAYQGAAGMDTDEIFARNSFAPVPDLVLLLTMNPEISIARIREGRGEELNDFEQLDQLRKVADHFAAFEDPCIARIDAAQAPEQVQEEIRKTVQDRLFSD, encoded by the coding sequence ATGGAAAAAGGTATGCTGGTTGCCTTTGAAGGCATTGACGGCACTGGAAAATCAACCCAATTGCAGGCCTTGGCCGATTTTCTTAAGGGCCAAGGCTTCTCGGTGATTACCACCTATGAGCCCACGGACAGCACGTACGGTCGCCGGATCAGAGCATTATACCAGGACCGGAGCAGCTGCACCCTAGAGGAAGAACTGAATCTCTTTCTGGAGGATCGCCGCCTTCATGTGGACGAGCTGCTTGAACCGGAGCTGGCTGCCGGTAAAATTATCCTGACAGACCGCTATTATTATTCCACAGCAGCCTATCAGGGGGCAGCAGGTATGGACACGGACGAGATCTTTGCCCGCAACAGCTTTGCACCGGTGCCGGATCTGGTCCTTCTCCTCACTATGAATCCTGAAATCTCCATTGCCCGCATCCGTGAGGGACGAGGCGAGGAGCTCAATGATTTTGAGCAACTGGATCAATTGCGCAAGGTTGCTGACCATTTTGCCGCCTTTGAGGATCCCTGCATCGCCCGCATTGATGCTGCCCAGGCTCCAGAGCAGGTTCAAGAAGAGATCCGAAAAACCGTGCAGGACCGACTTTTCTCGGATTGA
- a CDS encoding secondary thiamine-phosphate synthase enzyme YjbQ, translating to MKSYHKELWFEIKTRREFINITSEVEDCLAESGIQEGLCLVNAMHITASVFINDDESGLHHDYEVWLEKLAPHAPVSQYRHNGYEDNADAHMKRQVMGREVVVAVTEGKLHFGTWEQIFTASLTGGAKTDAG from the coding sequence ATGAAAAGCTATCATAAAGAACTTTGGTTTGAAATCAAGACCCGTCGGGAATTTATTAATATCACCTCGGAAGTGGAGGACTGCTTGGCAGAATCTGGTATTCAAGAGGGACTTTGCCTGGTCAATGCCATGCATATCACAGCCTCGGTCTTTATCAATGACGATGAGTCCGGTCTGCATCATGACTATGAGGTCTGGCTGGAAAAGCTCGCCCCCCATGCCCCGGTCTCGCAGTACCGCCATAATGGGTATGAGGATAATGCCGATGCTCATATGAAACGGCAGGTTATGGGGCGGGAGGTGGTGGTGGCCGTTACCGAAGGTAAGCTCCATTTCGGTACCTGGGAGCAGATTTTTACGGCGAGTTTGACGGGCGGCGCAAAAACGGATGCTGGTTAA
- a CDS encoding DUF4395 domain-containing protein yields the protein MHLMCPVSFKQINENAVRINAALAFLFILLFLLTPWKWIILIVGGDFFIRGFLNPQYSLFTNISKNFLPLLKVKPVMVDAGPKIFAAKIGFLFCCLLTVSWIFALERTALIAGALFMTCAALEAVFKFCVACQIYPLIYRLKEAKADQ from the coding sequence ATGCATCTTATGTGCCCCGTGTCCTTTAAGCAGATCAACGAAAACGCCGTACGGATCAACGCCGCCTTGGCCTTCCTGTTCATCCTGCTTTTCCTGCTGACTCCCTGGAAATGGATCATCCTGATTGTCGGTGGAGACTTTTTTATCCGAGGATTTCTCAATCCGCAATACAGTCTGTTTACCAATATCAGCAAAAATTTTCTTCCCCTTCTCAAGGTCAAACCGGTCATGGTCGATGCTGGCCCAAAGATCTTTGCCGCCAAAATAGGATTTCTCTTTTGCTGCCTGTTGACAGTCTCATGGATATTCGCTCTTGAACGAACCGCCCTCATTGCGGGAGCACTCTTTATGACCTGCGCCGCCCTTGAGGCCGTCTTTAAATTCTGTGTGGCCTGCCAGATATATCCTCTTATCTATAGGTTGAAAGAGGCAAAAGCCGATCAGTAG
- a CDS encoding HipA domain-containing protein: MEKYRIIEISESIPELPEQLGTKKKFWFHLDNTLHLFKIGRPGTGENWSEKAAAELCNLLGLPCASYELATWMGEQGVLTPLLFPKDAHLEHGNELLAEIAPGYPAEKKFGNRDHTLNRIHALLMQESFLPPLDWQPPDRAIKTAFDVFIGYLLLDTWIANQDRHHENWGLITYQKRTHLSPTFDHAVSLGYNLQDCEREDRLTSRDKRRSVEYYVQRARSAIYEGRNDKKPLYTLDAFVQAAQKRPRAAAVWLDRLRTINQEDCRLIFNAFPDGYISSFGKDFALSLLRHNRERLLNSASAEQ; this comes from the coding sequence GTGGAGAAATACCGAATCATTGAAATATCCGAGAGCATCCCGGAGCTGCCGGAGCAACTCGGAACCAAGAAAAAATTCTGGTTCCACCTTGATAATACCTTGCACCTCTTCAAGATCGGGCGACCCGGAACCGGTGAGAATTGGTCGGAGAAGGCGGCGGCTGAACTGTGCAACCTGCTCGGCCTACCCTGTGCTTCATACGAGCTGGCAACCTGGATGGGTGAACAGGGCGTACTCACCCCTTTACTCTTTCCCAAAGACGCGCACCTTGAACACGGCAACGAACTGCTGGCCGAAATAGCTCCCGGTTATCCGGCGGAAAAAAAGTTTGGTAATCGTGACCATACCTTGAACCGTATTCACGCCCTGCTGATGCAGGAAAGTTTTCTTCCACCTCTGGACTGGCAACCACCCGACAGGGCAATAAAAACGGCATTTGATGTTTTTATCGGCTACCTCCTGCTTGATACCTGGATAGCCAATCAAGATCGACACCATGAAAACTGGGGCCTTATCACTTATCAGAAACGTACCCATTTGTCGCCGACCTTTGACCACGCCGTATCTTTGGGGTATAATTTACAGGACTGTGAACGTGAAGACAGATTGACAAGCCGTGACAAACGAAGAAGCGTGGAGTATTATGTACAACGGGCACGATCCGCTATCTATGAAGGCAGGAACGACAAAAAGCCGTTGTACACCCTGGATGCCTTTGTTCAGGCTGCGCAGAAGAGACCCCGTGCGGCGGCGGTATGGCTTGATCGGTTACGAACTATCAACCAAGAGGATTGCCGCTTGATTTTCAATGCGTTTCCGGACGGATATATCAGCTCTTTTGGGAAGGACTTTGCGCTCTCCCTGCTCCGGCACAACCGGGAACGTTTACTTAACTCAGCATCAGCAGAACAATGA